A genomic region of Thermomicrobiales bacterium contains the following coding sequences:
- a CDS encoding RidA family protein yields MGTIIATDKAPGAIGPYSQAIKSGSHVFTAGQIPLDPATGKLVEGDITAQTERVMENLKAVLAEAGSSLSRVVKTTCFLVNLDDFATFNGVYAEHFGDAKPARSTVQVAKLPAGALVEVECIAECD; encoded by the coding sequence GTGGGGACGATTATCGCGACCGACAAGGCACCGGGGGCGATTGGCCCGTATTCGCAGGCGATCAAGTCTGGCAGTCATGTCTTTACCGCCGGCCAGATTCCGCTGGATCCGGCGACTGGCAAGCTCGTTGAGGGTGACATCACTGCTCAGACCGAGCGCGTCATGGAAAACCTGAAGGCGGTTCTGGCTGAGGCCGGTTCGTCGCTGAGCAGGGTTGTGAAGACGACCTGCTTCCTGGTGAACCTGGACGATTTCGCCACATTCAACGGCGTCTATGCCGAGCACTTCGGTGACGCGAAGCCGGCCCGCTCAACCGTGCAGGTCGCCAAGCTTCCGGCCGGGGCACTGGTCGAAGTCGAGTGCATCGCCGAGTGCGACTAG